In a genomic window of Occallatibacter riparius:
- a CDS encoding dihydrodipicolinate synthase family protein, with product MLLEGIFAAAPTPFYSDERVYFRKIEHNMARYSRSLLSGMVVLGSTGEAVELTDAESREVLRVAAEATAPEKVLIAGVGRESVRATVELAEAAAEAEYDAVLVRTPTYYAPLMTTAAVLHYYRSVADRSPLPVILYHIPKFVPYPFPVEVIAELAHHPNIIGTKDSTGSVDRIKALVEATKNAPKRTVPVTTVFEAVTGRMMKPKTEAAGGFVPATELGGGVAVAVAPPAPQIKTRTKEVGFQVLTGSPSSLLESLEAGANGSVLGFAACAPQACQEIYLAWKDHDKPLAAEKQKRIAGPSQRIAGALGIPGIKYGCDFNGYYGGRARSPLLPLTADEKAEVERLLAEIRN from the coding sequence ATGCTACTGGAAGGAATTTTCGCCGCGGCCCCTACGCCGTTCTACTCCGACGAGCGCGTTTATTTCCGCAAGATCGAGCACAACATGGCGCGCTACTCGCGCAGCCTGCTTTCAGGCATGGTGGTGCTGGGGTCGACAGGCGAGGCGGTCGAACTGACCGATGCTGAGTCGCGCGAGGTGCTCCGCGTGGCGGCCGAAGCAACTGCACCGGAGAAGGTTCTGATCGCCGGCGTGGGCCGCGAAAGCGTACGGGCCACGGTAGAACTGGCCGAGGCTGCCGCTGAGGCGGAATACGACGCCGTGCTGGTGCGGACGCCCACCTACTACGCGCCGCTGATGACCACTGCGGCCGTGCTCCATTACTACCGCAGCGTAGCCGATCGCTCGCCGCTTCCCGTGATCCTGTACCACATTCCCAAGTTCGTGCCGTACCCGTTTCCAGTAGAGGTGATCGCGGAGCTGGCGCATCATCCGAACATCATCGGAACGAAGGATTCGACAGGCAGCGTGGACCGCATCAAGGCGCTGGTGGAAGCCACGAAGAACGCGCCCAAGCGGACGGTTCCCGTAACGACAGTGTTCGAGGCCGTAACCGGACGCATGATGAAGCCGAAGACTGAGGCGGCCGGCGGATTCGTGCCGGCAACGGAACTGGGTGGAGGTGTCGCCGTAGCTGTTGCGCCGCCCGCCCCGCAGATCAAGACGCGCACCAAGGAAGTCGGATTCCAGGTGCTGACCGGCTCGCCGAGTTCGCTGCTTGAGTCGCTTGAAGCGGGCGCAAATGGATCGGTGCTTGGGTTTGCCGCCTGCGCGCCGCAGGCCTGCCAGGAGATCTATCTCGCCTGGAAGGATCACGACAAACCGCTCGCGGCAGAGAAGCAGAAACGAATCGCGGGGCCTAGTCAGCGGATCGCGGGTGCGCTGGGCATTCCAGGCATCAAGTACGGCTGTGATTTCAACGGCTACTACGGCGGCCGCGCGCGTTCGCCGCTGCTGCCGCTGACAGCGGATGAGAAGGCTGAAGTCGAGCGGCTGCTGGCGGAGATCCGGAATTAG
- a CDS encoding PepSY domain-containing protein, whose protein sequence is MRPHVLTQWLRLAHLYLGLFTAPAILFFALTGALQTLSLNDRSPDGNYTPPHWISVLAQLHKKQSVQLPQRRPSPPEGSAAPKPQKTALDAGRPDGPPAAPQGQQAPPKQPAFQPPRKPLGMQIFFLLVCVSLFVSTFSGAWMAWKYRRSRIAIGVTFLAGIVIPLLLIKW, encoded by the coding sequence ATGCGCCCGCATGTTCTGACGCAATGGCTTCGGCTTGCCCACCTGTACCTCGGCCTTTTCACAGCGCCCGCAATCCTGTTCTTTGCGTTGACTGGCGCACTGCAAACGCTATCTTTGAACGACCGCTCCCCCGACGGCAACTACACACCGCCGCACTGGATCTCGGTTCTGGCGCAACTGCACAAGAAGCAATCGGTCCAGCTTCCGCAGCGGAGACCCTCCCCGCCCGAAGGCTCAGCAGCACCAAAGCCCCAGAAGACTGCGCTCGATGCGGGGAGGCCTGATGGACCACCGGCAGCACCGCAAGGTCAGCAGGCACCGCCGAAGCAGCCAGCGTTCCAGCCGCCGCGCAAGCCACTCGGCATGCAGATATTCTTCCTGCTGGTTTGCGTGAGCCTGTTCGTGTCCACCTTCTCAGGCGCGTGGATGGCGTGGAAATACCGCCGCAGCCGCATTGCTATCGGCGTAACGTTCCTCGCAGGAATCGTCATTCCACTGCTGCTGATCAAGTGGTAG
- a CDS encoding A24 family peptidase: MSMHSIAWWPTVIALAIATFTDLRSRRIPNWLVFPFMAAGFGVQAWFHGWHGVVQSLEGFALGAVIFGVLAVMGGMGMGDVKLFAGIGAWIGPGQIMLALVITGLAGGVMALGWAIVGGFAGDLLKGSGDLLLGWKKRGTITPPDLKLTNPMARKMPYAPAIAIGTLISFFAH; this comes from the coding sequence ATGAGCATGCATTCGATCGCCTGGTGGCCCACGGTAATCGCGCTGGCGATCGCCACATTCACAGATCTGCGCAGCCGGCGTATTCCCAACTGGCTGGTGTTCCCGTTTATGGCCGCAGGATTTGGCGTGCAGGCCTGGTTTCACGGTTGGCATGGGGTCGTCCAGAGCCTGGAAGGATTCGCCCTCGGCGCGGTGATCTTCGGCGTTCTGGCTGTCATGGGCGGCATGGGGATGGGGGATGTGAAGCTTTTTGCCGGCATCGGAGCCTGGATCGGCCCCGGGCAGATCATGCTGGCGCTGGTGATTACCGGCTTGGCCGGCGGCGTGATGGCGCTGGGCTGGGCGATTGTCGGCGGATTTGCCGGTGATTTGTTGAAGGGGTCGGGGGACCTGTTACTGGGCTGGAAGAAGCGGGGGACCATCACTCCTCCCGATCTTAAATTGACCAATCCGATGGCGCGAAAGATGCCGTATGCTCCGGCGATCGCCATTGGAACCTTGATTTCGTTCTTCGCCCATTAG
- a CDS encoding sigma-54 interaction domain-containing protein has product MQLLLASATGKEFQFFLGQDEEEIRELLEDRPCDVVILDMNSHQDGVQDRIECGKRLMAEGITLVILADDSMRATASDLVRQGAYGYLRRPPSIRELRVMLRRAYESSLIKQTPDETEPAVAAADSEDAMVGSSDSMRQVHHLVGCVANIDASVLIVGESGTGKELVARAIHNRGSRARKPFVAVSCGAIPETLIEAELFGHEKGAFTGTVGAREGFFEQAGDGTLFLDEIGELSPYTQVKLLRVLQQREFSRLGSNKLIPLRARLVFATHRDLSRLVAEGKFRQDLYYRINVMKIETPSLDEHSEDIPQIAMHFLHRYSQRFGKHVAGIDSGAMAVLQNYNWPGNVRELENVIQQAVIMADSRQIRTDQLPAHLREEASSMMSDDSLPSGSFERQLRDYKIRLAENAIRENNGNKTMAARSLSISRAYLHRLIRSNEPEAAFLAPEALEAMSASRYN; this is encoded by the coding sequence TTGCAGTTGCTCTTGGCGTCCGCGACGGGTAAGGAATTTCAGTTCTTTCTTGGCCAGGACGAAGAGGAGATCCGGGAATTGCTCGAGGATCGTCCCTGCGACGTTGTGATTCTCGACATGAACTCGCACCAGGATGGCGTTCAGGACCGCATTGAGTGCGGCAAACGCCTGATGGCCGAAGGAATCACGCTTGTCATCCTGGCGGACGACAGCATGCGCGCCACGGCCAGCGACCTGGTTCGCCAGGGGGCCTATGGCTACCTGCGCCGTCCCCCGTCGATCCGCGAACTACGGGTGATGCTGCGCCGCGCCTATGAGAGCTCGCTCATCAAGCAGACGCCGGACGAGACTGAGCCCGCCGTGGCCGCGGCAGATAGCGAAGATGCGATGGTCGGCTCCAGTGACTCCATGCGGCAGGTTCACCACCTGGTCGGCTGCGTGGCCAATATCGATGCGTCGGTGCTGATCGTCGGCGAAAGCGGTACCGGTAAGGAACTCGTTGCCCGGGCGATTCATAACCGCGGATCTCGCGCTCGCAAGCCGTTCGTTGCTGTGTCTTGCGGAGCGATCCCCGAGACCCTCATTGAAGCCGAGCTGTTCGGGCACGAGAAAGGTGCCTTCACCGGAACGGTTGGCGCTCGCGAAGGTTTCTTTGAGCAAGCCGGCGACGGTACGCTCTTCCTCGACGAAATCGGGGAGCTCTCTCCTTATACGCAGGTCAAGCTGCTACGCGTGCTTCAGCAGCGCGAGTTCAGCCGTCTGGGCAGCAACAAGCTGATCCCGCTGCGCGCCCGTCTGGTCTTCGCTACGCACCGCGACCTCTCCCGCCTGGTTGCCGAAGGCAAATTCCGCCAGGACCTCTACTATCGCATCAACGTGATGAAGATCGAGACACCCTCGCTCGATGAACACTCCGAGGACATTCCGCAGATCGCCATGCATTTCCTGCACCGCTACTCGCAGAGATTCGGCAAGCATGTTGCCGGCATCGACAGCGGCGCCATGGCAGTCCTGCAGAACTACAACTGGCCCGGCAACGTGCGCGAATTGGAGAACGTAATCCAGCAGGCGGTCATCATGGCAGACAGCCGGCAGATTCGCACTGATCAGTTGCCTGCGCACCTGCGTGAAGAGGCTTCGTCGATGATGAGCGATGACTCGCTCCCCAGCGGCTCCTTCGAGCGGCAGTTACGCGACTACAAGATTCGCCTGGCAGAGAATGCCATCCGCGAAAACAACGGCAACAAGACAATGGCCGCCAGAAGCCTGAGCATCTCGCGCGCTTACCTGCACAGGCTGATCCGGTCCAACGAGCCGGAAGCGGCATTCCTCGCACCAGAAGCTCTTGAGGCGATGTCAGCCTCGAGATATAACTAG
- a CDS encoding nucleotide-binding protein — MSQNAGNQIFESARERTEGPAGESLLSVVVIGPDDRRRSDVVFALKGPLCSEPHQVSQYPRKPQIGRLIEFHPDVVLVDLDGNPETALNVVEQVCAACQATVMVYSSGMHQDMMVRCMRAGAREYLDLPIPSSSMTEALERASARRENHQSEKRATGILCVFWGAKGGSGVTTIATNFAIAAAQEADKSVLLIDLDIPLGDAVVNLGLAPLYSTVDALQNYHRLDANYLSRLTLQHETGISILPAPGKLVPVHYTAEAVDRLIEVARREFDCVVVDSGSRFDLTGTVLFDPIAATYLVCQVNVPELRNSNRLVSDFFGSKAPKFEIVLNRYDSSSLDINEEHIEKVLTRKPKWKIPNDYVAVSAMQNNAIPIVTRESGISRVIRQMARAAFDLPGKPDRKKQLVNML, encoded by the coding sequence ATGTCGCAAAACGCTGGGAATCAAATCTTCGAATCGGCACGCGAGCGCACCGAAGGGCCCGCCGGGGAAAGTCTTCTGTCTGTTGTAGTCATTGGTCCCGACGATCGTCGGCGCAGCGATGTGGTCTTCGCCCTCAAGGGTCCGCTGTGCTCAGAGCCACACCAGGTGTCGCAATATCCCAGAAAACCCCAGATCGGCCGCCTCATCGAGTTTCACCCCGATGTGGTGCTCGTGGATCTGGATGGCAATCCTGAAACGGCGCTCAATGTTGTAGAGCAGGTGTGCGCGGCCTGCCAGGCCACGGTGATGGTCTACTCCAGTGGCATGCATCAGGACATGATGGTTCGCTGCATGCGGGCTGGAGCGCGCGAGTACCTCGATCTGCCCATCCCGTCGTCGAGCATGACGGAGGCTCTGGAGCGTGCTTCAGCCCGCCGCGAAAACCACCAATCGGAGAAAAGGGCGACTGGGATTCTTTGCGTCTTTTGGGGCGCCAAGGGTGGCTCAGGTGTAACGACCATCGCGACGAACTTCGCCATCGCCGCGGCCCAGGAGGCAGACAAGAGTGTTCTGCTGATTGATCTCGACATTCCGTTGGGAGACGCGGTGGTGAATCTGGGCCTGGCCCCCCTGTATTCCACCGTGGATGCGCTGCAGAACTACCATCGCCTCGATGCGAACTATCTGAGCCGTCTCACCCTGCAGCATGAGACCGGCATCAGCATTCTGCCTGCGCCGGGCAAGCTAGTGCCCGTGCACTACACGGCGGAAGCAGTTGACAGGCTCATCGAAGTGGCGCGGCGGGAATTCGACTGCGTCGTGGTTGATTCGGGTTCCCGCTTCGACCTGACCGGCACGGTACTCTTCGATCCGATCGCCGCCACTTACCTGGTATGCCAGGTGAACGTTCCGGAACTACGCAATTCGAACCGCCTGGTTTCGGATTTCTTTGGATCAAAGGCCCCAAAGTTCGAAATCGTTCTTAACCGGTATGACTCTTCGTCTCTCGATATCAATGAAGAGCACATCGAAAAGGTTTTGACACGCAAGCCGAAGTGGAAGATCCCCAACGATTACGTCGCAGTTAGCGCGATGCAAAACAATGCGATCCCGATAGTCACACGTGAGTCGGGAATCTCGCGTGTGATCCGCCAGATGGCCCGGGCTGCTTTCGACCTGCCCGGAAAGCCCGACAGAAAAAAGCAATTAGTGAACATGCTGTGA